tttgtgtggaatgttggtgtagagggcttctacagccatagtggccaggatggtgttatcaggaagatcaccgatggattgtagtttcctcaggaagtcagtggtgtctcgaaggtagctgggagtgctggtagcgtagggcctgaggagggagtctacatagccagacaatcctgctgtcagggtgccaatgcctgagatgatggagcgcccaggatttccaggtttatggatcttgggtagtagatagaatatcccaggtcggggttccagggtgtgtctgtgcggatttgatcttgtgctttttcaggaagtttcttgagcaaatgctgtagttgcttttggtaactctcagtgggatcatagggtaatggcttgtagaaagtggtgttagagagctgccgagcagcctcttgttcatattccgacctattcatgatgacaacagcacctcctttgtgagcctttttgattatgatgtcagagttgtttctgagaccgtggatggcattgtgttctgcacggctgaggttatggggcaagtgatgctgcttttccacaatttcagcccgtgcacgtcagcggaagcagtctatgtagaagtccagtctgctgtggcccaccttgattatcatgcacattgtaaggagagtggtcagtttggatgagctattgccagcaggagagtgagtttgtttgtgtggggcggggggtgagaaaacctggatttgagctggaaatggcccaacttgatgatcactttagataagctattaccagcaggacagtggggtgggaggaggtattgtttcatggtctctgtgtgtatataatgtcttctgcagtttccacggtatgcacccgatgaagtgagctgtagctcacgaaagctcatgctcaaataaattggttagtctctaaggtgccacaagtactccttttctttttgtgaagacagactaacacggctgttactctgaaacctgtcattgtagggagagtggtcactttggatgagctattaccagcaggagagtgagtttgtgtgttggggggttgggggtgagaaaacctgtatttgtgttGTGTATTTTTGACatttgtatataatgtcttctgcagtttccacagtatgcatccgatgaagtgagctgtagctcacgaaagctcatgctcaaataaattggttagtctctaaggtgccacaagtactccttttcgttttacAAGCCTTTGGTTATCTTAATCACCTTGCCTCTGTTTACAAaaaaactccctgccccaagggtgGAAGCTgggagcagtgcagaagtaatcACAGATAACACTCAAGCTGTGTTGCAGTTAAGAGCTCCGTCTGGGTCTAGGGTGTCAGCAGATCTGGGAGCAGATCTCTGGTATGAAACCAGGTGGGGAGCAGGAGtcccttccagcctccccagATGGCACCCCTGGAGCACACAGTGGACTCACCTGTTTAAAGAAAAGCAGGCAACAtctcttaaaatattttgaacataCATGTATTTGCTCATCTCTTATAGGTATGCATCATTGCATTCATGAGGTAATGGTAGGTAGCACTGTGTTCGCAGAAAAAATTGTTTATTCCTTATAAATGACATAATGTATTGCAGTAAAATCTTAATACAGAATTAacagtaagaaaaagaaaagctattTGAGATCATTTTTAAAGCATCACAGTCTGCACTAAGATGAGTGGCCTGTAAATGAGGGCTGACACCTGGGCTCTCgcatttcctcctcttctcccttgaGGTTGATCAGGTCTTGTTTTCTTTGACTGTTGGCCAGGCTGATTTGGTCCAGGTCCAAAGTTAAAGTTGCTTCTCAGTTTGCTTTTCAGGTATAGCACAGTAGGGCATGAACTCTCTGAAATCATTGTTCAAAAGTCTGTCTCTTGGGGTattcttcttttcttcctcttctctctctctctctcttatacaACCATTTTAACTTGGATGAGACAACTAGGTCTAAATTTTCAGACCTGGTCTCAATGTGcatgtgacattacccagggtacaatctggactgttgaacagctgtgtccccttagttctccaacctggggtgctttttacactgctttactgtgaGAATAACCTCTCCTGTCTGTTCACACTGTAGCCCATAAGATCAGTTTGCCAGCCTGCTATATTACATAATGTTTTCTTCATTGGGTTGATTCATACTATTTTGTTATCATATCTTACTATTGCTGAATCATACTTTCAGGGGTTGTTTATAAATTTCAGTATATGTTACTCATAAGAGTTATCCATGGTTATCCATAATAGttggctgtaatgcaaggaacctgCAGGCCTGTATTCTATATGATTAGCTAGAGCAAGTTAGTATGGGTATTTGTAATCTTTGGCATAGATAGATGGCCTATTGGTTTCCCCTCTTGACTTTGGGGAACTGAATGCAGAACCGAACAAAGAACTGAATATGTTTATCATATGTCTTGAACAGACGAGTAACTTCAGGGTACACCACAGAACATGGAAGTCACAAGTGAGGCCAAAGGTAACCGTTTCAGGAGTGAGATAATCAATATTAATACATATGAATATGTGTCATAATATGCTAGCCTATAGAGTAAGTGTACCTGAAGATCTGTTAGGGtgaggaaataagatttgggCATGGTAGGTTGGGCCTGGATAAAGCAGTACCAGGACCTATAAAAGGGGCCAACAACCATGCAACAACCATTCATTCACCGTGCTTTTCCTATCTTTTATCAAGCTATTAGCTCAACTTTGCAATACAGCTTAGCTACTCAACACTCGAATGAAATCCCTACCAACTGGGGAAGCCTGGACCATCAAATTCATCAGGCATGCCAGGGGTAAGGCTGGTCCTCCGTCTCCTACTACCAGGCCTTCggggaagggtgtgagtatgttaGGCTAAGTAGTTCTCTATAATAGAGATGTTACCATCAGGAGTCACAGAGTTGTGTTATTGCTTTGTAACTCTGTGTTTCATAGCATTTGTTgttctttcattcattttaatatagaccttatcaatttggtattgtcctcagttTAAGTGTCCTTGCCACGTAACCCGAGAGTCCTCTTCCAACGTTGAACTTTCTGTGTTCTTGCCATTGTTGCTACCAAAGAAGACCCACTGCCTTTGAATTAATTTTCAGGAATGGCTTCTCCAAGTGGAACAAAGCATGATGGAACTGGTGATTTCTATTATGAAGAAGGAAGTTTCTTTTGGAAAGTTTCACGGCAACTTCTCCCTTGAGCCCTACAAAAAatactgttgggttttttttaagtaaaatatgACAAACCCTCCAACACacttcactttatttttgatagaAAAAGTTCCTTCTTAAAGCTATTCAAGCAATattcattgcaaatatttttcagtatCCTTTTCAAAACATAAATTTCTCACATCCGATTGATTCTTCCATCAAAGATGGTCATCATTAACAACATCTCATCACATACTTTGTCCTTGTTTAAGTCATTCCAATCAGTCGGGATTGCCCCCTTGCCTTCAAATTTTCCATTATGGATTTTTTCTAAGTCAGATCTGAAATGACTGACAAACCATTTCCAATAAGACAGTTGTGAGGTATCTGGTTTGATGTCCCAATTTGCATAGTCAGGTCCTACTTCTCGATAATTTTTGCACAGAATTGTTTTTCCATCAAGCACTATCTTGCAGTCACTTGCTACAAGGCTGGTACAAATGTCAGTGACCAGATGATTTGTTCCTTCCCACTGGATGCCAGCCAGGGCCTGAGGACGATGACAAGAAGTGCTGTGATCTCCATCATGACCAGGAATTGTGTTCGTGCAGACAGCCTTGCATAAGGGGCATTGCTTCAAACACCCACTGAGCTGCTCAAATAGGAGTTGATGGGGTTTTGTGACAAACGGATCCGTATCAATCTCGGAGAATGTTTGTTTCAGCTGTTCTAAGGCAGGGATCAGTGACTTACTCACCTCTTCTTTAAGAAATTGTATGTCTTTTGTCTCTTGATGTTCAATGCTTGTCAGATTGCTTCTGGGAAGGTACATGTCATCTCCAAGCCTGGTACAAAATTCATCCAACCATGAGGCTACGTTGCCATGTTTATCTTTAACAACTTTAGTTGATTCATCAATTGCCAAAAGAACAAGAGTCTGGAGAGAATCAAGATTTAAATTTAAGAAATTTtttaattttggattttttttgtctaAACAATACCTATCAACTTCTTGTCTGATAAAATCCTCCATATAGTAACTTGGGTTATAAATAAACTCCtggtatttttcaaaattttcctgCTTTAAAAGATAATCCAGCATGAACAATTCCAGTCTGGTTCTATTGCCATTAAAGGCTGGATAGTGAGACCTCATTTCATTTGCTATATCAACGGCAGTCTTGTCATAGACTGCATGGCAGATAGCAGATTTAAGATTGCTGCACAAAATATCAGCAAAAGTTGTGATGGATGTTGCTCCTTGGCAGGCAATTTTAAAAGAGCTAAAGAATTCCTCTTTCTTACTTTCAAGATACCGGACTGGATCATCTGATTTCTGGAATGCTTTGAATGTCTCTCTAAACTTTCTTGTGGCCATTTGGCATAAATATAGAGATACATCCACTTTGTATGAGGGTgttaatgtaaaattgttatCCTCTGAATCAGATTCCAACTTTCTGCTTATTAACTCCACTATTTCATGAAAGTAACTGGAACTGTAATTCATTATCTCTCTCGCTTTGTTCTCAATGTATTCATAGATATGCTGCTCTAGGTGTGCTGTCCTTGTCTTTAAATTCTCAACATCACATTCTTTCGTAGTCTTCCACAGCATATACCATCGTCTCTTCATTGAGATGTGCTCAGTAGGGTTCAGAGGAAAAACAGTCCATTCAGAGGATATTGTAATCCTGTTTCTTATATTGTGTTCTGATCTAAAATGATTGAAAAGGAAAATCTCCATATCAGCATTAAAATTGGGCTCCTCAACACAAGGGGCAGCAGGGGACACCTCAGTAACCCATTCATTCCACATCCTGATAAAGCTATCTCTAAGTTCCCTTTCACTCAATTCCTTATCTCTGAAATGTCGGGCCAACTCCTTGCTTTTTCTAAGCAAGTCTTCTTTATAAGTTGATTTCCTTTGGTCAAAACTACTTTGACAATTCTTTAGATTGATAAGTTCTTGACCCTTTTGACACAGTTTGTCAATCAGTTCTTGTCTGAAaaagttcatttttgttttaatatttttttcccattgaatCAGTATGTTACAGTCCTTGTCTTCCCTAAAATACCTTTCAAGGTCCTTTTCAGTGGCATCATATTTTTCTTGAACTTTTTTTTCCAAGATCTACTTTATCTATTTTGGAGATTCTCCCATTCTGAATTTGGATGTTCAGCTTGTTCTGCAGATTAAGCACGAAACTTCTCAGTTCCCAGGTCCATTTGTTATAGTTGTTTTCCAGTCTGCTGTATACAACAATCTCCTGTGTATTTTTAAAGCTGAATACAAAATTCTCATTTAACAAAGCCTCCCACAGGTCCTGAGTGCGTGTTTTTAATTCTGACAGTTTTAGAAACCTATGTTCAGATTTTTCTTTGGCAGCCATGAGAATTTCCCTCTTTAGTTCCTGCACTCTTTGGCTGTAACTGGGGTTTGGAGCTGCCATCGGTGGGTCTCCTTCCCAGAGATGAGGAAAGTAATGAATGTGGGTGTTCACATCAAATTGGATAACGTCATTAAAGCAGGTAACATAATTGGACTCTTGCTGGGCTGCAGTAACTGCCATTTCATCTAATTTTTCCTGAAGGCGTCTTCGTCCTTCCATATTCTTTTCATTTGCAGTTATGTCTCCAACATTTTGATGCACAAACAAACAGCTTGGGGAGAGATTTACTTGTTTCATCCTCAGAAATGCCTGGACAGCGATCTGTAGGATATCTTGCATTTCAGAAGGGTTCTCTCCAAAAATATTGATCAAAGTTGTGTTGCCAAGACCAATGACAAAAGTGGCTAGCTCGTTATCATGGCTGAGTGCTGATCTGTTTTCTAGCTGTATTGCCCGCAGCCCTTCAGTGTCAATAACCACCATAAAGTCAAACTTCAGCTCTTTTCTGAGCTCATCATCCACCTTAACTAGTTGCATAAATGCTCCCCTCGTGCACCTCCCTGCACTGACATTAAACTGAAGTCCAAACATGGCATTTAGCAGTGTTGATTTTCCAGTGCTCTGGATGCCAAGTACAGAAAGAACAAACACCTTTTGGTCTCCTAATTTCTCAATTAACTTGTCAAAGATGGCTCCAACCCACTTCAATGGCACATAAGAAGTGTCACCATCCAGCAGCTCGATAGGATACCCTTCAACCATCAAATCAGCTACAATTTTTGGTAGTTCATGATAGCATTTATCCTGTTCAGGGTGTGCATCCAAAGCTTCATAAATCTGACCCACCTCTCTCAAAAGATGCTCGAGACCAAAAGTCGATTCATTTATTTTATGTGATAATTTTTCTAATTGTTTTTGCGAgtcattattttttcccctttggttttGTGACCATAAATCAGGGTATTTCTGGTGAAGCTCTGGAAGATGATCAGCAGGCAGATCAGCTATAAATACTTTCAGCCACTGTAAAAAGTACATTTTGGTTTTGTGGGAAGGTGAAGTCAGAGCTGAAAGCACAGACTTCATTAATTCATTCAGGGGGAATGCTCTCTGTAACTGATCCTGTCGCAGCACAtgcttttctgattttatttGGCTTAGGCGTTGTTCAATGCCCATGTTCTGATTGTCCTGCAAACGGGTACGTTCTTTATCCTTTTTACACCACTTGTGCCACAACTCTCCTTGGAGAGGTAATAATTTGTCCTTAATATCTAAAATATTTGTCTGTTTCAGAACACCCATTACTTTTTGTGCCAGTTCTTTGCCTTCCATGCACTCTCTTTTGTCTTCGTCAACATGGAATCCATGCTTTTGAGCAATGTCTGCACATTTACCAAGACTACAAGGAATATTTGAAGTTTCTACAGCACATTTAATTGCAGTGGTCAGTTCCTCCATTAATTTTGCCTCATTCTGGTTCTTAACAGCTATTTTTACTCGCTTTTCATACTTATTAACTGTTATTCTCTCTTTGTCAATACAGAGAAAGATGATAGGTTTGGAGGATTTTAGAAGGTCTTGTAAAACCTTTGTGCCCGTTTCATTCCGATCAGTATCTGACAAGAGCACCACATTGACAGAAGCTATTTCCTGTAAAAATTTGATTTGTTGCTTATGTTCTCTTGCATCTCCGTGAAGATTAGTGAAGGCAATGCAATTGTCAAAACTATCATCATCTCTACCTGGACAATACCAGGCGATTTCTACAACACCTTCCATCAAGAGGCAGTTTTTACTACTGCTTTTACAGTGAcgatggaaaaaaatattatgcCTTTGCTTACTCAACAGTGTATTTAAGAGCTGAGATTTAGAAAAAGAAGATGCACCAAATCTTATGAAGGACACCACTGGTAGATCTGCTTGATAAATCAATTTATCTGTACATTTCCTAATCCCAGTCCTGTTTTGAAGTTTCTTGTAACTCTGCCATTTCTTGTTAACTTGGGCAAAGGACCAAAGAGGGAATTCTATTTGTGAAGTGCAGGGATCTGGCACCAAAAGTGGAAGTGCAAATTGACATAAAGAAAGCTTTGTTGAAATATATTGCCTCATGAAATCATCTGCACAGTGAAAAATTGCCATCTGTATGTCCATGGGATGCACCTGATCCTCATTACTTTCAGCAGATTCATCAGATTCCTGCTCATCGTCATTAAAAATGTCATCTACATTATCTGTGGGTTCATTCACATCATCGCTGGTGGTCAGTGTATTGGCTataccttgttttgttttacagtcaTCGTTGCAAATCAAATATCTTACCCGATAGTCCATCATCAACAGCTTAtccaaaaaataaaatggcagcTCACTTTCATTGCGGGGGTGCCTGGCATGTAAAGATGTTTCATGAATTTTCTGGATGTCTGCCATCCCCATTGTATTTGGATAGTAATTTTCAAGTTTAAGTCGCTGAATTAATTTTAGAAACCCTGAGTTTTGGGGAAATCCATATGTCTTAGTGTCTCTGGATTGCACTTCTTTGGATGTTGACATTGGTGAATTTACCTGCTTGatttcttgaaaaacatttcctagATCTTTCTTTATATACTCCTTCAGCTGATCATCATTTGTGGCTTCAAAATTTCCATTTACAAGGGAATTCAAGTCTCTTTCCAGTGCCTTCCAGTCAGTGAGTGCCCTGTGCTTTGTAAGGACAAAAGTAACTTTCTGTGACAGCGAGTTGCCCATGTGATCTTTAATAAAAGTCAAACATTTCTTCTTCTCTTCAGGGGCTATAACTTTATATTTAGCTGCTACTGTCAGACATGTCAACAACAGGAAAGCCTGAGCTCTGGAAACATCCTGACCCCTAAGAGTCCAATATCTCTCATGTACCCTTTGCATTTCCTTTAACATGAAGTTAATTTCTGAGCACCCGAGGAGATTCTGAAAAGTGTGACTGTCCACATGATATCCTGCGCTGGCTGCGACTGAGAGTAATAACAGCTCAGGCTCTGTCTCAGCTCCCTGTCTCAGAGCCTGAAGTaatgaatggaaggataaactgAGAATCAGAGTAGCTTTTCTTTGTGCTtcatgctctgctgctggagaaTTCATCGAGGCAGCGGTAGCTTCCCTGATGTCACTTTCCATTTGTTGTAAAACTTTAATGAAATCTGTAAGATCTAAGCTGCAGATCTGTCCTGCTTGTTCTTCTGCTGACTGGAAAATCCATTGCATAATGAAAGAAGATTTGGGGAAGTTCTTAACTGAATAGATATAAGGACCCAGAAGGCAGTGCAGCAAAGATTTGATGTACTTCTCATTTGGGGCAGATAAATCTTTGCACAGAGAAACTGTTTTTTCCAGGAAATCTTGAAGCACCTTATCTGATAGGCAAATGTTGATCCATACATTAGGGCTTCTTGTTTTTTCATTCAGCTTCTGTTTGAAGTTCATCAGTGTcaccagctgttcttcatccccAGTGACTTCCCAGGACTTCATGTCCTCTAAGAATGATCTGGCCTCATCCATTGCACTGGCTAACTCCTCCCCAACCAATGTACTTGCACTTAGCTTTGTTAGGGCTTCATAGGCCCTTGTGAGGCTGCTCCTCATTTgataaacatctttaaaatcttGTCTGTGATTGGACAGGATTATGTCCCACACTGGAATCAGCTGAGAGCCTCTGTCAATAACAGACCAGGTTTTGTTACTGGCCAGTAGCCCAGATTTCCATGCTGTGAATGAATCCACTCCAGGTGGGCCGCCTGTCTGGGTCACAAACAGCTGAATCTCTGTTTGCATTTGTTTTCTATCTGTGCCCTGAAATGAGGCTTCAGAACCTGATTTTGATGCAGTAACACCAGGTGCAACGCCCCAACTGAAGCCTCTACAGCTGCCCCCAACATAATTGCTGAGTTCATCAGATGTTCGTTTCTTCATCTCGTCCAGCTGCTCTGCCCGGAATCCCTCAGAAGACACTTTCCACCAGAATATCCCACCCAAGTGAAGGGGG
This genomic window from Eretmochelys imbricata isolate rEreImb1 chromosome 3, rEreImb1.hap1, whole genome shotgun sequence contains:
- the LOC144262483 gene encoding interferon-induced very large GTPase 1-like, translating into MSTGKEKPKNSGQGDAAKDELAKRLEAAGLSAEYWLPKLHKKLGVTSIQALKHLRYEDFRKLECDVQHTWEKQALQELLKTDSKATMTQLQEQRLEMLKKRQERAKSARKELIEMQEKGRSRPEEAVRKKEEELQGVMDIAPEYWAPSEKPLKEVIENVHKQLDLPEETVSQSENLPDKKVLRRASGGLALQGIYKTNKLVEMVEKREQLIDIPEGFELLGPEQGPLSEKKEFSSAEAESTFTKAMEKLGFNISTAAKGGFWGFSAETSSDYGKSEESKKNHRSRSEHTYICTTKYRYIPLASCHFPKDQLRLSSAALQELKEIEQLLSHTPEPEKLNMLKSRGGRFFNRFGSHVNQGPLHLGGIFWWKVSSEGFRAEQLDEMKKRTSDELSNYVGGSCRGFSWGVAPGVTASKSGSEASFQGTDRKQMQTEIQLFVTQTGGPPGVDSFTAWKSGLLASNKTWSVIDRGSQLIPVWDIILSNHRQDFKDVYQMRSSLTRAYEALTKLSASTLVGEELASAMDEARSFLEDMKSWEVTGDEEQLVTLMNFKQKLNEKTRSPNVWINICLSDKVLQDFLEKTVSLCKDLSAPNEKYIKSLLHCLLGPYIYSVKNFPKSSFIMQWIFQSAEEQAGQICSLDLTDFIKVLQQMESDIREATAASMNSPAAEHEAQRKATLILSLSFHSLLQALRQGAETEPELLLLSVAASAGYHVDSHTFQNLLGCSEINFMLKEMQRVHERYWTLRGQDVSRAQAFLLLTCLTVAAKYKVIAPEEKKKCLTFIKDHMGNSLSQKVTFVLTKHRALTDWKALERDLNSLVNGNFEATNDDQLKEYIKKDLGNVFQEIKQVNSPMSTSKEVQSRDTKTYGFPQNSGFLKLIQRLKLENYYPNTMGMADIQKIHETSLHARHPRNESELPFYFLDKLLMMDYRVRYLICNDDCKTKQGIANTLTTSDDVNEPTDNVDDIFNDDEQESDESAESNEDQVHPMDIQMAIFHCADDFMRQYISTKLSLCQFALPLLVPDPCTSQIEFPLWSFAQVNKKWQSYKKLQNRTGIRKCTDKLIYQADLPVVSFIRFGASSFSKSQLLNTLLSKQRHNIFFHRHCKSSSKNCLLMEGVVEIAWYCPGRDDDSFDNCIAFTNLHGDAREHKQQIKFLQEIASVNVVLLSDTDRNETGTKVLQDLLKSSKPIIFLCIDKERITVNKYEKRVKIAVKNQNEAKLMEELTTAIKCAVETSNIPCSLGKCADIAQKHGFHVDEDKRECMEGKELAQKVMGVLKQTNILDIKDKLLPLQGELWHKWCKKDKERTRLQDNQNMGIEQRLSQIKSEKHVLRQDQLQRAFPLNELMKSVLSALTSPSHKTKMYFLQWLKVFIADLPADHLPELHQKYPDLWSQNQRGKNNDSQKQLEKLSHKINESTFGLEHLLREVGQIYEALDAHPEQDKCYHELPKIVADLMVEGYPIELLDGDTSYVPLKWVGAIFDKLIEKLGDQKVFVLSVLGIQSTGKSTLLNAMFGLQFNVSAGRCTRGAFMQLVKVDDELRKELKFDFMVVIDTEGLRAIQLENRSALSHDNELATFVIGLGNTTLINIFGENPSEMQDILQIAVQAFLRMKQVNLSPSCLFVHQNVGDITANEKNMEGRRRLQEKLDEMAVTAAQQESNYVTCFNDVIQFDVNTHIHYFPHLWEGDPPMAAPNPSYSQRVQELKREILMAAKEKSEHRFLKLSELKTRTQDLWEALLNENFVFSFKNTQEIVVYSRLENNYNKWTWELRSFVLNLQNKLNIQIQNGRISKIDKVDLGKKSSRKI